A region from the Pseudonocardia petroleophila genome encodes:
- a CDS encoding VWA domain-containing protein, with translation MENALHRFVRLLRLRGIRISIPEALDAMACAAQPGMMQDKEQLRAALRVALIKDRRDEEIYDDIFDQFFALVKVGGEDVGHGHGHGHGDLSDSGELESFTLSEEPSNTPEQGHEHGKPADIRDYFDPDDLAQQYNLHQEANKIDMAAMTDEIVLSKDSQGIDGEGQRVQIETDSLHNAGMPGEISQQQGTKVDADLSVAQQEMLLGWLNAADDESQEGTEDDAAALRRRMTGVLAGLPEALKKHLEALMALENKVVEGVEAEKVREVDRVGEHERMELEESIRRLAHTLHGGLTHKRKVSSRGRIDSGRTMRRNMRFDGIPFSPVTVTRSEDKPRLVILADVSLSVRATARFTLHLVHGLQNLFGQVRAYAFVSDMVEVTDLFEDHPVEQALGLIFGGDVLDVDANSDYGKAFGTFQEDYASAVNRRSTVIVLGDGRGNGNDPNLEAFAEITRRARETIWLTPEPRYSWGLGGCDLPDYAEYCSRVRVVRDLTGLETAAHEMAAELVGR, from the coding sequence ATGGAGAACGCGCTGCACCGCTTCGTCCGGCTGCTGCGCCTGCGCGGCATCCGGATCTCCATCCCGGAGGCCCTCGACGCGATGGCGTGCGCCGCCCAGCCCGGGATGATGCAGGACAAGGAACAGCTGCGCGCCGCCCTGCGCGTCGCCCTGATCAAGGACCGGCGCGACGAGGAGATCTACGACGACATCTTCGACCAGTTCTTCGCGCTGGTGAAGGTGGGCGGCGAGGACGTCGGGCACGGCCACGGGCACGGCCACGGCGACCTGTCCGACTCCGGTGAGCTGGAGTCGTTCACGCTGTCCGAGGAGCCGAGCAACACCCCCGAGCAGGGCCACGAGCACGGCAAGCCCGCCGACATCCGCGACTACTTCGACCCCGACGACCTGGCGCAGCAGTACAACCTGCACCAGGAGGCCAACAAGATCGACATGGCCGCGATGACCGACGAGATCGTGCTGTCCAAGGACAGCCAGGGCATCGACGGCGAGGGGCAGCGCGTCCAGATCGAGACCGACAGCCTGCACAACGCGGGGATGCCGGGCGAGATCAGCCAGCAGCAGGGCACGAAGGTCGACGCCGACCTGTCCGTCGCGCAGCAGGAGATGCTGCTGGGCTGGCTCAACGCCGCCGACGACGAGTCGCAGGAGGGCACCGAGGACGACGCGGCGGCCCTGCGGCGGCGGATGACCGGCGTGCTCGCCGGGCTGCCCGAGGCCCTGAAGAAGCACCTCGAGGCGCTGATGGCGCTGGAGAACAAGGTCGTCGAGGGCGTGGAGGCGGAGAAGGTCCGCGAGGTCGACCGCGTCGGCGAGCACGAGCGGATGGAGCTGGAGGAGTCGATCCGCCGGCTCGCGCACACGCTGCACGGCGGGCTCACGCACAAGCGCAAGGTGTCCAGCCGCGGCCGGATCGACTCGGGCCGCACGATGCGCCGCAACATGCGCTTCGACGGGATCCCGTTCTCGCCGGTCACGGTCACGCGCTCGGAGGACAAGCCGCGGCTGGTGATCCTGGCCGACGTGTCGCTGTCGGTGCGGGCCACCGCCCGGTTCACCCTGCACCTGGTGCACGGGCTGCAGAACCTGTTCGGGCAGGTGCGGGCGTACGCGTTCGTCTCCGACATGGTGGAGGTCACCGACCTGTTCGAGGACCACCCCGTGGAGCAGGCCCTGGGCCTGATCTTCGGCGGCGACGTGCTCGACGTGGACGCCAACTCCGACTACGGCAAGGCGTTCGGCACGTTCCAGGAGGACTACGCCTCGGCGGTCAACCGGCGCTCGACGGTGATCGTCCTGGGCGACGGGCGGGGCAACGGCAACGACCCGAACCTGGAGGCGTTCGCCGAGATCACCCGCCGCGCGCGGGAGACGATCTGGCTCACCCCGGAACCCCGCTACTCCTGGGGCCTGGGCGGCTGCGACCTGCCCGACTACGCCGAGTACTGCTCCCGGGTGCGGGTCGTCCGCGACCTCACCGGCCTGGAGACCGCCGCGCACGAGATGGCGGCGGAGCTCGTCGGGCGCTGA